In Candidatus Babeliales bacterium, the following proteins share a genomic window:
- a CDS encoding ribonucleoside-diphosphate reductase subunit alpha codes for METINNRAVTVAMGATYNELSVTKRNGSLEQLDLEKIRSCFVRAAYDCMDNVSIDMLIAEVVRNVYDKVKTEEVESALILSAVAFIEQDPAYDKVATRLLLQKLYREVLGQSVNPATLEHEYRNAFIKSIYQGVKGDVLHQKLLEFDLERLANGLHIERDHLFVYLGLSTLYERYFYKIDKKRYELPQTFWMRVAMGLALNEPNKEEKALEFYETFSSLRYVSSTPTLFHSGYKIAQLSSCYLSTVNDDLGHIFKVIGDNAQLSKWAGGIGNDWTNIRGTGSFIKSIHATSQGVIPYLKIVNDVVIAITRSGIRRGGTCSYLETWHIDVEDFIDLRRNTGDERRRTHDMNTANWIPDLFMKRVMLDADWMLFSPDEVPDLHDLYGKAFEKRYEEYEEKARAGQIKLFKVVSAQKLWRKMLSRLFETGHPWITFKDPCNIRSPQDHVGVVHSSNLCTEITLNTSAEETAVCNLGSINLSEHIINGQLDVEMLAKSIRTAVRMLDNVLDLNFYPTAEARNSNLRHRPIGLGVMGFQDALIKLDIPFASEKAIWFADYSQELISYYAILSSSELAHERGAYQTYKGSKWDRGIFPIDSIDLLEQERGMRIEVSRSAALDWSLVRENVKKHGMRNSNVMAIAPTATIANIAGCYPSIEPLYKNMYVKSNIAGEFTVVNRYLVNDLKKIGLWNRQMLEQLKYYDGDITRVPSIPEHLKEKYRGAFELDPIWLLKITAARGKWIDQSQSHNVFMKGVSGKKLNDIYMTAWQYGLKTTYYLRTLGATQIEKSTLGTEYGFTQKREYNDDVAEANANKAKEIAQEAPKTGASCNPFDNAECESCQ; via the coding sequence ATGGAAACCATTAATAACAGGGCAGTGACGGTTGCTATGGGGGCAACTTATAATGAGTTGAGTGTTACTAAGCGCAATGGAAGCTTAGAGCAGCTTGATCTTGAAAAAATTCGATCATGTTTTGTTCGTGCTGCATACGATTGCATGGATAACGTATCGATCGATATGCTCATAGCTGAGGTTGTGCGTAACGTTTATGATAAAGTAAAAACAGAAGAGGTTGAGTCTGCGCTTATTTTATCTGCCGTTGCATTTATCGAACAAGATCCTGCTTACGATAAAGTTGCGACACGTTTATTATTGCAAAAATTATATCGTGAAGTGCTTGGACAGAGCGTTAATCCTGCCACTCTTGAACATGAATATAGGAATGCATTTATAAAAAGCATTTATCAAGGAGTGAAGGGCGACGTTCTCCATCAAAAATTGCTGGAATTCGATTTAGAGCGCTTGGCAAATGGATTGCATATTGAGCGAGATCATCTTTTTGTCTATTTGGGGCTCTCAACTCTTTATGAACGTTATTTTTATAAGATCGATAAAAAGCGTTATGAGTTACCGCAAACGTTCTGGATGCGTGTAGCAATGGGGCTTGCGCTTAATGAACCGAATAAAGAAGAAAAAGCGCTCGAGTTTTATGAAACATTTTCATCATTGCGCTATGTTTCTTCTACACCCACACTTTTCCATTCAGGGTATAAAATTGCACAATTGAGTTCCTGCTATCTTTCTACAGTAAATGATGACCTTGGGCACATTTTTAAAGTGATCGGTGATAATGCTCAGCTTTCAAAATGGGCTGGCGGGATTGGAAATGATTGGACGAATATTCGTGGGACTGGCTCATTTATTAAAAGTATTCATGCGACAAGCCAAGGGGTTATTCCTTACTTAAAAATTGTGAACGATGTCGTTATTGCAATTACCAGAAGCGGTATTCGTCGTGGCGGCACATGTTCATATTTAGAAACATGGCATATCGATGTGGAAGATTTCATCGATTTGCGGAGAAATACTGGTGATGAGCGACGTCGCACGCATGATATGAATACAGCAAATTGGATTCCAGATTTGTTCATGAAGCGCGTTATGCTCGATGCAGATTGGATGCTTTTCTCACCAGACGAGGTTCCAGATCTGCATGATCTGTACGGTAAAGCGTTTGAAAAGCGCTATGAAGAATATGAAGAAAAAGCGCGCGCGGGTCAAATAAAATTGTTTAAGGTCGTTTCTGCTCAAAAATTATGGCGCAAAATGCTCAGCAGATTATTTGAAACTGGCCATCCATGGATCACATTTAAAGATCCATGCAATATTCGTTCGCCTCAGGATCATGTTGGTGTTGTGCATAGTTCTAATCTCTGCACTGAAATCACGCTTAATACTTCTGCCGAAGAAACGGCTGTTTGCAATCTTGGATCTATAAATCTCTCTGAGCATATTATCAACGGGCAACTTGATGTTGAGATGCTTGCTAAATCGATACGCACTGCAGTTCGCATGCTTGATAACGTTCTTGATCTTAATTTCTACCCAACTGCCGAAGCGCGTAACTCAAACTTACGACATCGTCCGATAGGTCTTGGAGTGATGGGTTTCCAAGATGCGCTTATCAAACTCGATATTCCGTTTGCATCTGAAAAGGCGATTTGGTTTGCCGATTATTCTCAAGAATTGATTTCTTATTATGCGATTCTTTCATCGTCTGAATTGGCGCATGAACGTGGTGCTTACCAAACCTACAAAGGATCAAAGTGGGATCGCGGAATTTTCCCAATTGATAGCATAGATCTTCTCGAGCAAGAACGTGGCATGCGTATAGAAGTTTCGCGCAGTGCAGCTCTTGATTGGAGTTTAGTGCGCGAGAATGTAAAGAAACATGGGATGCGTAATTCAAACGTGATGGCGATAGCGCCGACCGCTACCATTGCAAATATTGCAGGTTGCTATCCAAGCATTGAGCCTCTTTATAAAAATATGTACGTAAAATCGAACATTGCTGGCGAATTTACAGTAGTAAATCGCTATCTTGTGAACGATTTGAAAAAAATTGGCTTATGGAATCGCCAAATGCTTGAGCAGTTAAAATATTATGATGGTGATATTACTCGCGTGCCATCTATTCCTGAGCATTTGAAAGAAAAATATCGCGGTGCGTTTGAACTCGATCCTATTTGGTTGCTTAAGATCACTGCAGCACGTGGAAAATGGATCGATCAAAGCCAATCGCACAACGTATTTATGAAAGGTGTTTCCGGAAAGAAATTAAACGATATTTATATGACTGCGTGGCAATATGGGCTTAAGACAACTTACTATCTTCGCACGCTTGGCGCGACGCAGATAGAAAAATCAACGCTCGGAACTGAATATGGATTCACGCAAAAACGTGAATATAATGATGATGTTGCAGAAGCAAATGCAAATAAAGCCAAAGAAATTGCGCAGGAAGCGCCAAAAACTGGTGCGTCTTGCAATCCGTTTGATAATGCTGAATGCGAATCTTGTCAGTAG
- a CDS encoding ribonucleotide-diphosphate reductase subunit beta, with translation MAKKRIINDSQTDPNKILPMTYQWAREHYKNGIANNWVPEEIAMQLDVEQWKSPTALNERERRLILWNLGFFSTAESLTANNLVLTVYKHVTNPECRQYLLRQAYEEAIHTDTFIYCCDTLGLDPDEIYNMYNTIPSIAEKDAFVIELTKSIFDPGFVTEGTENIRRFVRDLIGFYVIMEGIFFYAGFAMMLALKRQGKMVGIGEQFEYIMRDESIHLAFGCDLINTIKAENPEIWTVAFEEEIIGLIKKAVILEKKYAFDACPEGLLGINAQQFADYVEHIADRRLERIGLMRVYFKENPFPWMSLSTDLSKEKNFFETRVTEYQSAGSLEWE, from the coding sequence ATGGCAAAAAAAAGAATCATTAACGATTCACAAACAGATCCGAATAAAATTTTACCAATGACCTACCAATGGGCGCGTGAACATTATAAAAATGGTATCGCGAATAATTGGGTTCCAGAAGAAATTGCGATGCAACTGGATGTCGAACAATGGAAATCTCCGACCGCATTGAATGAACGGGAACGCCGTTTGATTTTGTGGAACCTCGGATTTTTCTCTACGGCAGAATCGTTGACCGCGAACAATTTGGTACTCACCGTTTATAAGCATGTAACAAATCCTGAGTGTCGCCAATACTTATTGCGTCAGGCGTATGAAGAAGCAATTCATACCGACACGTTTATTTATTGTTGCGATACGTTGGGACTGGATCCTGATGAGATTTATAATATGTATAACACCATTCCTTCTATTGCAGAAAAGGATGCGTTTGTTATTGAACTGACAAAGTCGATTTTTGATCCTGGTTTTGTAACCGAAGGAACAGAAAATATTCGCCGCTTCGTGCGAGATTTAATCGGTTTCTATGTGATCATGGAAGGGATTTTCTTCTATGCCGGATTTGCAATGATGCTTGCGCTTAAGCGTCAGGGCAAAATGGTTGGTATTGGCGAGCAGTTTGAATATATTATGCGCGATGAAAGTATTCATTTAGCATTCGGCTGCGATTTAATTAATACCATTAAAGCTGAAAATCCTGAAATCTGGACCGTTGCTTTTGAAGAAGAAATTATTGGCTTGATTAAAAAAGCGGTAATTCTTGAAAAAAAATATGCATTTGATGCATGCCCAGAAGGACTTCTTGGCATTAATGCGCAGCAATTTGCAGATTACGTTGAGCATATCGCTGATCGCCGCCTTGAGCGCATTGGATTAATGCGCGTGTATTTTAAAGAAAATCCGTTCCCTTGGATGTCTCTCTCAACAGATTTGAGCAAAGAGAAAAACTTCTTTGAAACGCGCGTGACTGAATATCAGTCTGCCGGCTCATTGGAGTGGGAATAA
- a CDS encoding nucleotidyltransferase domain-containing protein: MNNDVIKQKDVMIRLLEALFPQVKIYLFGSRAKGTHRPSSDIDLALDAGRQLSFLEIAKAKNVLDALNIAEKIDVVDMRSIPEALKETILQEGIIWKS, from the coding sequence ATGAATAATGATGTAATTAAACAAAAAGATGTGATGATTAGATTGCTTGAAGCACTGTTTCCTCAGGTAAAGATATATCTTTTTGGTTCAAGGGCGAAAGGGACTCATCGGCCAAGCTCCGATATTGACTTAGCACTTGATGCGGGGCGCCAACTTTCTTTTCTTGAAATTGCGAAAGCAAAAAATGTTCTTGATGCACTCAATATTGCTGAAAAAATTGACGTAGTTGATATGCGTTCTATCCCAGAAGCATTAAAAGAAACTATTTTGCAGGAGGGAATAATATGGAAGAGTTAA
- a CDS encoding HI0074 family nucleotidyltransferase substrate-binding subunit translates to MEELIRRHKQLLQAYGRLEYMVQTFIELSKDAKNHLSEGEENEFVTHRDALIKRFEICYDLTWKFFKFLLKEKYSIDVASPRKVFQDCYQQGILNREETENFLDMIDMRNQTTHVYDESVANAISKKIVNYYELLISTSEKIKVD, encoded by the coding sequence ATGGAAGAGTTAATTAGACGGCATAAGCAACTATTACAAGCATATGGCCGATTAGAGTATATGGTACAAACATTTATAGAGCTTTCAAAAGACGCAAAAAACCATTTATCAGAAGGTGAAGAAAATGAATTTGTTACGCATCGAGATGCGCTTATAAAACGTTTTGAAATTTGCTACGACCTGACATGGAAATTTTTTAAATTCTTGTTAAAAGAAAAATATTCTATTGATGTGGCGTCGCCAAGAAAAGTTTTTCAAGATTGCTATCAGCAAGGAATCTTGAATCGAGAGGAAACTGAAAATTTTCTTGATATGATCGATATGCGAAATCAAACAACACATGTTTACGATGAATCTGTTGCAAATGCTATAAGTAAAAAAATTGTAAACTATTACGAACTATTGATCAGCACCTCTGAGAAGATTAAGGTAGATTAA
- a CDS encoding HD domain-containing protein, whose product MKFLSWVFILSLWMANLFALIRLEEQESYLKLETLYGETIIQEPVLIELIQSQAFVRLKNIRQYGVLCHARNEPEYTRWQHSLGVFFLTRKYGAPLSEQIAALLHDVSHTVFSHVGDIFYNSDYRTGKKSYQDEIHEQYLKESGIDALLHNYGFAEACSECSKNNQRCFDQPLPGLCADRIEYNLTGAYIDRMITQDELCAIISHLHFENDEWFFDDVDYAKKFGLISLKLSESRWGSTWSAFIDYCAAQALKRACILGIITKNEIQFSSDDIVWEKLKQNSDEELIKWLSFVECPNQSYCVCSDGKSDFFVCGKFSGTDPFVLTENRIRRLSEIDSNYKTEYERVKKLVRSGAHIKLMA is encoded by the coding sequence ATGAAATTCCTATCTTGGGTATTCATACTGTCTCTATGGATGGCCAACTTATTTGCGTTAATTCGTCTTGAAGAGCAAGAAAGCTATCTTAAGCTCGAAACACTTTATGGTGAAACTATCATTCAAGAGCCCGTTCTTATCGAGCTGATACAAAGCCAAGCATTTGTTCGGTTAAAAAATATTCGTCAATATGGCGTTTTATGCCACGCCCGAAATGAGCCTGAATATACCCGCTGGCAACACTCGCTCGGTGTTTTCTTTTTAACGCGAAAATATGGTGCACCACTTTCGGAACAAATTGCTGCATTGCTCCATGATGTTTCGCATACGGTGTTTTCACATGTTGGCGATATTTTTTATAACAGTGATTATCGAACGGGAAAAAAATCATACCAAGATGAAATTCATGAACAGTATCTTAAAGAATCTGGCATAGATGCTCTTTTGCACAACTATGGTTTTGCTGAGGCATGCAGTGAATGCTCAAAAAATAATCAACGTTGTTTTGACCAGCCGCTTCCAGGTTTATGCGCTGATCGCATTGAATATAATCTAACTGGTGCATATATCGATCGCATGATAACCCAAGATGAATTGTGTGCAATTATCTCGCATTTGCATTTTGAGAATGATGAATGGTTTTTTGATGATGTAGATTATGCAAAAAAATTTGGTTTGATTTCGCTCAAATTATCAGAATCTCGTTGGGGCTCAACGTGGAGTGCCTTTATTGATTATTGCGCAGCACAAGCATTAAAGCGTGCTTGTATACTGGGAATTATTACAAAAAATGAGATTCAATTTTCCAGTGATGATATTGTTTGGGAAAAGCTTAAGCAAAATTCTGATGAAGAACTCATTAAATGGCTTTCTTTTGTAGAGTGCCCCAATCAAAGTTATTGTGTGTGCAGCGATGGGAAAAGCGATTTTTTTGTTTGCGGAAAATTTAGCGGCACCGATCCATTTGTATTGACTGAAAATCGAATAAGACGACTTTCTGAAATTGATTCCAACTATAAAACTGAATATGAGCGGGTGAAAAAATTAGTGAGAAGCGGTGCGCATATAAAACTAATGGCATAA
- a CDS encoding ABC transporter permease, which yields MISFAPIWAIVLRHMRMWKRDLNYLLSGFYWPLLDVLIWGFLGSWIQQSQTTQLPNYEAAALLGILLWQVVGRGCNIIGFALSEELWSNNIVNIFSMPLAITEWMIGVVLFYSIMMSITTIFCMFVIFMLYDVSIWYLLSTFMIFLPPLFFCGIWLGFTCMQVVITLGKRGTELGFVVGWFLMPFSGAYYPIEVLPRWGQMISSFLPMSYVFQGMRGYVMHQKDPTSYLIKGYALGILYAIGAIILFVYCFNRSKEKGLARLAD from the coding sequence ATGATTTCATTTGCACCAATTTGGGCAATAGTACTTCGGCATATGCGCATGTGGAAACGAGATCTTAATTACCTGCTGTCCGGATTTTATTGGCCTCTGCTTGATGTGCTCATTTGGGGGTTTTTAGGATCATGGATTCAGCAATCACAAACGACACAGCTTCCCAATTATGAAGCCGCTGCTTTGCTTGGCATTCTTTTATGGCAAGTGGTTGGGCGAGGATGCAATATAATAGGTTTTGCCCTAAGCGAAGAACTTTGGTCGAACAATATAGTTAATATATTTTCTATGCCACTTGCAATAACTGAATGGATGATTGGCGTAGTATTATTCTATTCGATCATGATGTCTATCACTACCATCTTTTGCATGTTCGTCATATTTATGTTGTACGATGTATCAATATGGTATCTTCTCTCAACATTCATGATTTTTCTGCCGCCCCTCTTTTTTTGCGGCATCTGGCTGGGGTTCACCTGCATGCAAGTCGTCATCACCTTAGGAAAACGGGGTACCGAACTTGGATTTGTGGTTGGATGGTTTTTAATGCCTTTTAGCGGCGCATATTATCCGATAGAAGTATTGCCGCGCTGGGGCCAGATGATAAGTAGTTTTTTACCTATGAGTTATGTCTTTCAGGGAATGCGAGGATATGTAATGCATCAGAAAGATCCAACGTCTTATCTGATTAAAGGATATGCATTAGGCATTCTTTATGCGATCGGTGCAATCATATTATTTGTTTATTGCTTTAATCGTAGTAAAGAAAAAGGGCTTGCTCGGTTAGCAGATTAA
- a CDS encoding ABC transporter ATP-binding protein gives MQVLKVSNLTKIFTSGLWPIKTPRHHAAVNNISFQLKKGEILGFLGPNGAGKTTTIQMLMGTLTPSSGSITYFGTNFAQHRIAALKKIGYASGYDRLPARLKVTENLDIVGRIYRIAEPRREQQIEKLLKFFGIWDMRDRQTGTLSAGQITRVMLAKAFISDPEIVLLDEPTASLDPDIAHEVRQFILAQRKERGVSILVTSHNMDEVTELCDRVLVLKKGTIIADDTPEVLAGSTSKVRVHLTISGELDRALTYLRNVQLTHTAQEAHLTIELDEHAIAQFLANLSERKIFYSNISIDKPTLEDYFLSIAK, from the coding sequence TTGCAAGTACTCAAAGTAAGCAACCTTACCAAAATATTTACCTCAGGCCTATGGCCTATCAAAACGCCACGGCACCATGCCGCGGTGAATAATATCTCTTTTCAGCTCAAAAAGGGTGAAATCCTGGGGTTTCTGGGACCGAATGGAGCTGGAAAGACTACCACTATTCAAATGCTTATGGGAACATTAACGCCAAGTAGCGGATCGATCACTTATTTTGGGACCAACTTTGCACAACATCGCATTGCAGCGCTCAAAAAAATCGGCTACGCAAGTGGCTATGATCGACTTCCTGCTCGATTAAAAGTAACTGAAAACCTTGATATCGTAGGGCGTATTTATAGAATTGCAGAGCCACGCCGCGAGCAACAGATTGAAAAGCTTCTGAAATTTTTTGGCATATGGGATATGCGTGATCGCCAAACCGGAACGCTTTCTGCTGGTCAAATAACGCGAGTCATGCTCGCCAAGGCATTTATTTCAGATCCAGAAATTGTGTTGCTTGATGAACCAACAGCTTCCCTTGACCCTGATATTGCTCACGAAGTACGCCAATTTATTCTGGCGCAACGCAAAGAACGAGGCGTTTCAATTTTGGTCACTTCACACAACATGGATGAAGTGACTGAGCTTTGTGATCGCGTACTGGTTTTAAAAAAGGGTACCATTATCGCAGATGATACACCTGAGGTACTTGCAGGATCAACATCCAAGGTGCGCGTCCACTTAACCATTTCTGGTGAGCTTGATCGTGCCCTTACATATCTGCGTAATGTGCAATTAACGCATACTGCGCAAGAGGCACATCTGACGATTGAACTTGATGAACATGCTATCGCACAGTTTCTCGCAAATTTGAGTGAGCGCAAAATTTTCTACTCAAATATTTCAATCGATAAGCCTACGCTCGAAGATTATTTCTTGAGCATTGCTAAGTGA
- a CDS encoding aminoglycoside adenylyltransferase domain-containing protein yields MSESTIPYITRYKDINKLLHIFITEIQTIFGKNLTGIYLTGSLSYGDFNPKSSDIDLMVILKNSVSHNEIEQINKVHQKIGKAHKKWGQRIECSYISVDMLKDIYPPKLPRPYFGEGIFYPEAPYGNEWLINKYLLYNYGIALVGPEFKTLTQPIDIVDVKKACINDLFQEWKPRITDQLYLEKSHHQSYAILTMCRILYTINCDAIASKKTAAAWVKITFPHWSKIIQAAEKWHDGLKMNLLDETARFIAFVIEKTQGHFGAIMECS; encoded by the coding sequence ATGAGTGAATCAACTATACCGTATATCACACGATACAAAGACATAAATAAACTGTTGCACATATTCATCACTGAAATACAAACTATCTTCGGGAAGAATTTGACTGGTATCTACTTAACCGGTTCATTATCGTATGGAGATTTTAATCCAAAAAGCAGCGATATAGATCTGATGGTGATTTTGAAAAATTCAGTTTCACACAACGAAATCGAACAGATTAATAAAGTGCATCAAAAAATAGGAAAAGCGCATAAAAAATGGGGACAGCGCATTGAGTGTTCGTATATTTCTGTTGATATGCTCAAAGATATATACCCACCAAAATTACCGCGTCCTTATTTTGGAGAAGGTATTTTCTATCCTGAGGCACCATATGGAAATGAATGGCTCATTAATAAGTATTTACTTTATAATTACGGGATTGCACTGGTAGGCCCAGAGTTTAAAACACTCACTCAACCAATTGATATTGTTGATGTAAAAAAAGCGTGTATAAACGATTTATTTCAAGAGTGGAAGCCTAGAATAACTGATCAACTTTACCTAGAAAAGAGCCACCATCAATCATATGCGATTTTAACTATGTGTCGCATTTTATATACTATTAATTGTGATGCAATCGCATCAAAAAAAACAGCAGCAGCCTGGGTAAAAATTACGTTTCCGCATTGGAGCAAAATTATACAGGCGGCTGAAAAGTGGCACGACGGATTAAAAATGAATTTGCTAGACGAAACTGCGAGGTTTATTGCGTTTGTTATCGAGAAAACTCAGGGCCACTTTGGTGCGATCATGGAATGCTCCTGA